A DNA window from Enterobacter cloacae subsp. cloacae ATCC 13047 contains the following coding sequences:
- the amiA gene encoding N-acetylmuramoyl-L-alanine amidase AmiA translates to MSTFKPLKALTSRRQVLKAGLAALTLTGIAQQAQAKEESTLKTSNGHSKPKAKKPGAKRLVMLDPGHGGIDTGAIGKNGSKEKHVVLAIAKNVRSILRSNGIDARLTRTGDTFIPLYDRVEIAHKHGADLFMSIHADGFTNPSAAGASVFALSNRGASSAMAKYLSDRENRADEVAGKKATDKDHLLQQVLFDLVQTDTIKNSLTLGSHILKRIKPVHRLHSKSTEQAAFVVLKSPSIPSVLVETSFITNPEEERLLGTAAFRQKIANAIASGIISYFNWFDNQKAHSRKR, encoded by the coding sequence ATGAGCACATTCAAACCATTAAAAGCACTCACATCGCGTCGTCAGGTTCTCAAAGCGGGGCTGGCGGCCTTAACGTTAACGGGCATCGCACAGCAGGCTCAGGCAAAAGAAGAGAGCACGCTTAAAACCAGTAACGGACACAGCAAACCCAAAGCCAAAAAACCAGGCGCGAAGCGTCTGGTCATGCTCGACCCGGGTCACGGCGGCATTGATACCGGCGCCATTGGCAAAAACGGGTCAAAAGAAAAACACGTCGTGCTGGCAATTGCAAAAAATGTGCGATCGATTTTACGCAGCAACGGCATTGACGCCCGCCTGACGCGCACGGGCGACACCTTTATTCCGCTGTATGACCGCGTGGAAATTGCCCATAAGCATGGTGCCGATCTCTTTATGTCCATTCACGCGGATGGCTTTACAAACCCTTCCGCCGCGGGCGCGTCGGTGTTTGCCCTCTCCAATCGCGGCGCCAGTAGCGCCATGGCGAAATATCTCTCCGACCGTGAAAACCGTGCGGATGAAGTCGCCGGGAAGAAGGCCACCGATAAAGATCACCTGTTACAGCAGGTGCTGTTCGACCTCGTGCAGACCGATACCATCAAAAACAGTCTGACGCTGGGCTCGCATATCCTCAAACGGATTAAGCCGGTGCACCGTCTGCACAGCAAGAGCACGGAGCAGGCAGCGTTTGTGGTGCTGAAATCACCGTCGATTCCGTCCGTGCTGGTGGAGACCTCTTTCATTACTAACCCGGAAGAAGAGCGTCTGCTTGGTACTGCGGCGTTTCGTCAGAAAATCGCCAATGCCATCGCCTCCGGCATCATCAGTTACTTTAACTGGTTCGATAATCAAAAAGCGCACTCTAGGAAACGTTAA
- a CDS encoding GNAT family acetyltransferase: MEIRIFRQEDFEEVITLWERCDLLRPWNDPEMDIERKLNHDVSLFLVAEVNGEVVGTVMGGYDGHRGSAYYLGVHPEYRGRGIANALLNRLEKKLIARGCPKIQIMVREDNDVVLGMYERLGYEHADVLSLGKRLIEDEEY; the protein is encoded by the coding sequence ATGGAGATACGCATTTTTCGCCAGGAAGATTTCGAAGAGGTGATCACCCTTTGGGAGCGCTGCGATTTGCTGCGTCCGTGGAACGATCCAGAGATGGACATTGAGCGTAAGCTGAATCACGACGTCAGTCTGTTTCTGGTGGCGGAAGTGAACGGCGAAGTGGTGGGCACGGTGATGGGCGGTTACGACGGCCATCGCGGCTCTGCTTATTATCTGGGCGTTCACCCGGAATACCGGGGGCGCGGCATTGCCAATGCGCTGCTCAATCGTCTTGAGAAAAAACTGATCGCTCGCGGTTGCCCGAAAATTCAGATCATGGTGCGCGAAGATAACGACGTGGTGCTGGGCATGTATGAACGTCTGGGCTATGAACACGCTGACGTGCTGAGCTTAGGTAAGCGTCTGATCGAAGATGAAGAGTATTGA